One stretch of Nicotiana tabacum cultivar K326 chromosome 18, ASM71507v2, whole genome shotgun sequence DNA includes these proteins:
- the LOC107794659 gene encoding serine/arginine-rich SC35-like splicing factor SCL30A has product MRRRSYSPSPPRGYGRRGGRSPSPRGRYGGRSRDAPTSLLVRNLRHDCRPEDLRRPFGQFGPVKDIYLPRDYYTGQPRGFGFVQFVDPADAAEAKYQMDGQGFQGRQLTVVFAEENRKKPTEMRARERSGSGRSRSYDRRRYSPQYSRSPPPRYARSRSRGYSPKRRQYSRSVSPEEKRYSRERSYSRSPARDISPPYNGSRSRSQTPVREHSPYDDGRRSRSRSPVKERSPVRGHSRSPSRSRSPGDVRYSRDPDHDVSPRH; this is encoded by the exons ATGAGGAGACGGAGTTACAGCCCATCACCACCACGAGGTTATGGCAGGAGAGGAGGGAGGAGCCCGAGCCCCAGGGGTCGATATGGTGGTCGTAGCAGAGATGCTCCTACTAGTCTCTTAGTTCGAAATCTTCGCCATGATTGTCG GCCAGAAGACCTAAGAAGGCCGTTCGGGCAATTTGGGCCTGTCAAGGACATTTACTTGCCCAGGGACTACTACACTGG TCAACCACGTGGCTTTGGATTTGTCCAGTTTGTGGATCCAGCTGATGCTGCAGAAGCTAAGTATCAGATGGATGGGCAGGGTTTTCAAGGTCGGCAACTGACTGTGGTTTTTGCAGAGGAAAACAGGAAAAAGCCAACTGAAATGAGAGCTAGGGAACGTAGTGGAAG TGGTAGGAGCCGCAGCTATGATCGGAGACGGTACTCACCTCAATATTCCAGATCTCCACCTCCACGTTATGCAAGGTCCCGCAGCCGTGGCTACTCTCCTAAGAGAAGGCAGTACTCGAG GTCTGTTTCACCTGAAGAGAAAAGATACAGCCGTGAGAGATCATACTCACGTTCCCCTGCAAGGGACATTTCTCCACCATATAATGGGTCAAGGAGTCGCAGTCAAACTCCGGTCAGAGAGCATTCACCATATGATGATGGTCGAAGGAGCCGCAGCAGAAGTCCAGTTAAGGAGCGTTCTCCGGTTAGGGGTCACAGCAGGAGTCCCAGTCGCAGCAGGAGCCCAGGTGATGTCCGTTACTCGAGGGATCCAGATCATGACGTGTCTCCACGACACTGA